In Qingshengfaniella alkalisoli, a single genomic region encodes these proteins:
- a CDS encoding MFS transporter has protein sequence MTAVFARARLDAGLIAGLLAFAGLPLYVHLPQYATRDLGLSLSMVGVILLAVRIVDFAQDATFGWAIDKYKGHRTLFGVGASLALAMSFLAVFSLPFPTFKAVWLSVWLILLFSAFSLLNIAFYAQGVAWGAREGTQGHYRLAGTREAGTLIGIVIAAAAPGLLQLANVSDTYRAFGWLVAVTGATVGVVTIRFWSAAPQPTSVGSWQGVFRRETILLLALAMINTLPVALTSTLFLFFVEQRLGRPELAGPFLALFFLAAGTSAPVWSRLTAGYSLRSVLLAGMLLSIAAFGWAFRLGTGDTLAFALICVVSGIGLGADLVLLPALFSSTLSALRLPTGFGFGLWSLVNKLALALAASAALPALELAGFEPQGPNDPLGLNTLAFFYAALPCLLKLIAVAFVLINPSSILPTRKPSPTPA, from the coding sequence GTGACCGCTGTATTCGCTCGCGCCCGTCTCGACGCGGGTCTGATCGCCGGTCTATTGGCCTTCGCCGGTCTGCCACTTTACGTCCACCTGCCTCAATATGCGACGCGTGATCTGGGTTTGTCCCTGTCAATGGTCGGGGTAATTTTGCTGGCCGTGCGGATTGTGGATTTCGCACAAGACGCCACGTTTGGATGGGCAATAGACAAGTACAAGGGCCACAGGACGTTGTTTGGGGTAGGCGCAAGCCTCGCACTTGCCATGAGCTTTCTCGCGGTATTTTCCCTGCCTTTCCCGACCTTCAAAGCCGTTTGGTTGTCCGTCTGGCTGATCCTGCTGTTCTCGGCATTCAGCCTGTTGAACATTGCGTTCTACGCTCAGGGCGTCGCGTGGGGCGCACGGGAGGGCACACAGGGACATTATCGCCTTGCTGGCACGCGCGAGGCGGGCACGTTGATCGGCATCGTCATCGCCGCCGCTGCACCCGGTTTACTTCAACTGGCGAACGTCTCTGACACGTATCGGGCCTTCGGATGGCTCGTCGCCGTGACGGGCGCGACCGTCGGGGTGGTGACGATACGGTTCTGGTCAGCCGCACCACAACCAACATCTGTCGGAAGTTGGCAAGGAGTCTTTCGGCGTGAAACGATCCTCCTTCTGGCACTCGCCATGATCAACACCCTGCCGGTGGCCCTAACCTCGACCCTGTTTCTGTTTTTCGTGGAACAGCGCTTGGGTAGACCCGAACTCGCCGGACCGTTTCTGGCCCTCTTTTTCTTGGCCGCAGGCACGTCCGCACCAGTTTGGTCGCGGCTGACCGCAGGCTACAGTCTGCGCAGTGTCCTTTTGGCCGGGATGCTTCTGTCAATCGCTGCCTTCGGTTGGGCCTTTCGCCTGGGAACTGGCGACACCCTTGCTTTCGCCCTGATATGCGTTGTTTCTGGCATCGGATTGGGCGCGGATCTGGTACTGTTGCCCGCACTGTTTTCATCCACCCTGTCCGCGCTGCGCCTGCCAACGGGCTTCGGTTTTGGCCTATGGTCTTTGGTCAACAAATTGGCGTTGGCCTTGGCAGCAAGTGCCGCACTGCCCGCGTTGGAATTGGCCGGTTTCGAACCCCAAGGACCAAACGACCCGCTCGGGTTGAACACACTGGCTTTCTTCTACGCAGCCCTCCCCTGCCTGTTGAAGCTGATCGCAGTCGCGTTTGTCTTGATCAACCCCTCGTCAATCTTGCCCACCCGCAAACCTTCCCCGACACCTGCCTGA
- a CDS encoding DUF1365 domain-containing protein, with amino-acid sequence MTAQLVKGSTYHRRLGHTRNSFRYGVDYLLVTPEELRPKMLLGRNRPSLFSLYDRDNGGERGNGSGAAWARQVLDEAGFSGSCDCKVELLTQPRCLGFWFCPVSFWLASVDNELRAVIAEVNNTFGDRHSYLCAKDDFGPIYRGDQMKARKIFHVSPFQDVSGDYRFSFDVTARSVSIHILLRDGQNGVIATLQGTRKPLTNRALLGSALRRPAGAIRVLALIYWQAIRLKLKGVSYRRRPAPPAHEVSR; translated from the coding sequence ATGACAGCACAGCTTGTCAAAGGATCAACCTATCATCGGAGGCTGGGTCACACCCGAAACAGCTTTCGCTATGGCGTGGACTACCTTCTGGTCACCCCAGAGGAGTTACGCCCCAAGATGCTGCTTGGACGAAACCGGCCTTCGCTGTTTTCACTTTATGATCGGGATAATGGTGGAGAACGCGGAAACGGCAGCGGCGCAGCCTGGGCGCGTCAGGTTCTTGATGAAGCGGGATTTTCCGGCAGCTGCGATTGTAAGGTCGAATTGCTCACTCAGCCGCGATGTCTGGGCTTCTGGTTCTGCCCCGTCAGTTTCTGGCTGGCGTCGGTGGATAACGAGCTTCGCGCCGTGATCGCCGAAGTGAATAATACTTTCGGCGACCGCCACAGCTATCTTTGCGCGAAGGACGACTTTGGACCGATTTATCGTGGTGACCAGATGAAGGCGCGCAAGATCTTTCACGTATCTCCGTTCCAGGATGTGTCCGGCGATTACCGGTTCAGTTTCGACGTAACGGCAAGATCGGTATCGATACACATACTGTTGCGCGACGGGCAGAACGGCGTGATTGCGACGCTCCAAGGCACGCGCAAGCCCCTGACCAACCGCGCACTGCTCGGGTCCGCCCTGCGTCGCCCAGCCGGAGCCATTCGCGTCCTGGCACTGATCTACTGGCAAGCCATACGACTGAAGTTGAAAGGCGTAAGTTACCGCAGACGTCCTGCCCCGCCAGCGCATGAGGTCTCGCGGTGA
- a CDS encoding DUF2177 family protein, giving the protein MQILTLYIITAVIFLALDGIGLNFLIKPVFQRHIGHIMAENIRWAPAILFYLGYIMGVLHFVSIPALRSGAPTQALIGGALIGLMSYATYEFTNFATLGDWTWQQVILDTAWGTALTAVAAWAGVAIMLKMSAV; this is encoded by the coding sequence ATGCAAATCCTGACGCTTTACATCATCACGGCAGTTATCTTCCTGGCGTTGGATGGCATCGGGCTCAACTTTTTGATCAAGCCGGTATTCCAACGACATATCGGTCATATCATGGCGGAAAATATACGCTGGGCTCCGGCAATACTGTTCTATCTAGGATATATCATGGGTGTCCTCCATTTCGTTTCTATCCCAGCTTTGCGGTCGGGCGCACCGACCCAGGCCCTCATCGGCGGCGCGTTGATCGGCCTGATGTCCTATGCAACCTATGAGTTCACCAACTTCGCGACGCTAGGTGACTGGACGTGGCAGCAGGTCATCCTCGACACGGCATGGGGAACCGCACTGACAGCCGTCGCCGCATGGGCGGGCGTGGCGATCATGCTGAAGATGAGCGCGGTATGA